One region of Hoeflea sp. 108 genomic DNA includes:
- the infB gene encoding translation initiation factor IF-2 — MSDSKSGDDNTLSVTPKKTLTLKRPGAEQGTVRQNFSHGRTKQVVVETKKRKFSMPGEKHEPAPVQVQAPAPAPAPVAPRPQPVAPVTVAPVVRETPRPQPERSGMVLNELSRGEMEARRRALEGSVVREQEERARAAEDARRRAEEDERRRKEREESARRQAEEEARLKTEAESRRRAEEEARRRAPSAVQANAADEEEDARPRGRTGGTAGAGRTGVGNGGGAGIGAGAGPSAATPVRRIATPEIARPAKTKTEDDRRRGKLTLNTALSSVDGDARSRSLSAMRRRQEKFKRAMHQETREKIVREVVLPETITIQELAQRMSERAVEVVKFFMKQGQMLKPGDVIDADTAELVAGEFGHTVRRVAESDIEEGLFDIADRTEDLVSRPPVVTIMGHVDHGKTSLLDAIRNANVVSGEAGGITQHIGAYQVEKNGQKITFIDTPGHAAFTAMRARGAQATDIAILVVAADDSVMPQTIESINHAKAAGVPIIVAINKIDKPSADAQKVRTELLRHEVFVESMGGEVLDVEVSAKNGTNLDKLLEAILLQAEVLDLKSNPDRTAEGVVIEAKLDKGRGPVATVLVQTGTLMPGDILVAGNQWGRVRALVDDRGTHVEEAPPSMPVEILGLQGTPQAGDRFAVVNNEARAREITEYRQRLARDKAVAKHATQRGSLEQMMSQLQSSGLKEFPLIIKGDVQGSVEAIVTALDKLGTDEVRARIVHAGAGAITESDVTLAETSGAAIIGFNVRANAQARHAAEQQGIEIRYYNIIYSLVDDVKDAMSGLLSPERRETFIGNAEILEVFHITKVGKVAGCRITEGKVERGAGVRLIRDNVVIHEGTLKTLKRFKDEVSEVPVGQECGMAFQNYEDMRQGDVIECFRVEMVTRRL; from the coding sequence ATGAGCGATAGCAAATCGGGCGATGACAACACGTTGAGCGTCACTCCGAAGAAGACCTTGACGCTGAAGCGCCCGGGCGCGGAGCAGGGAACGGTGCGCCAGAACTTCTCGCACGGCCGCACGAAGCAGGTCGTCGTCGAGACGAAGAAGCGCAAGTTCTCCATGCCTGGCGAAAAGCACGAGCCTGCGCCGGTCCAGGTGCAGGCCCCGGCTCCCGCGCCGGCGCCTGTCGCGCCGCGGCCGCAGCCTGTTGCGCCCGTGACCGTGGCGCCCGTGGTGCGCGAGACCCCGCGTCCGCAGCCTGAGCGCTCCGGCATGGTGCTGAACGAGTTGTCGCGCGGCGAGATGGAAGCGCGCCGCCGCGCGCTTGAAGGTTCGGTTGTCCGCGAGCAGGAAGAGCGCGCCCGCGCCGCAGAAGATGCGCGCCGCCGCGCCGAGGAAGATGAGCGTCGCCGCAAGGAGCGCGAAGAGTCCGCCCGTCGCCAGGCCGAGGAAGAAGCCCGTCTCAAGACCGAGGCCGAATCCCGCCGTCGCGCCGAGGAAGAGGCTCGCCGTCGCGCGCCCAGCGCCGTGCAGGCCAATGCCGCAGACGAGGAAGAAGACGCCCGTCCGCGCGGCCGTACCGGCGGCACCGCTGGTGCCGGCCGCACTGGCGTCGGCAATGGCGGTGGAGCAGGGATCGGAGCAGGTGCTGGTCCGAGCGCTGCAACGCCGGTGCGTCGCATCGCGACGCCTGAGATTGCACGCCCGGCCAAGACCAAGACCGAAGACGACCGCCGTCGTGGCAAGCTGACGCTCAACACGGCGCTGTCGTCTGTGGATGGCGATGCGCGCTCGCGGTCGTTGTCGGCGATGCGTCGCCGTCAGGAGAAGTTCAAGCGTGCGATGCATCAGGAAACGCGCGAGAAGATCGTGCGTGAGGTTGTTCTCCCTGAGACCATTACCATCCAGGAACTGGCGCAGCGCATGTCCGAGCGCGCTGTCGAGGTCGTCAAGTTCTTCATGAAGCAGGGCCAGATGCTGAAGCCGGGCGACGTCATCGACGCCGATACGGCCGAGCTGGTGGCTGGCGAGTTTGGTCACACGGTCCGCCGCGTTGCCGAGTCCGACATTGAAGAAGGCCTGTTCGACATTGCCGACCGCACCGAGGATCTGGTGTCGCGTCCGCCTGTCGTCACCATCATGGGTCACGTCGATCACGGCAAGACCTCGCTGCTCGACGCCATCCGCAACGCCAATGTCGTGTCGGGCGAAGCCGGTGGCATCACCCAGCACATCGGCGCCTACCAGGTCGAGAAGAATGGTCAGAAGATCACCTTCATCGACACCCCCGGCCACGCCGCCTTCACGGCGATGCGTGCCCGCGGCGCCCAGGCGACCGATATCGCCATCCTGGTGGTTGCGGCTGACGACAGTGTGATGCCGCAGACGATCGAGTCCATCAACCACGCCAAGGCGGCTGGTGTTCCGATCATTGTGGCGATCAACAAGATCGACAAGCCGTCGGCTGACGCCCAGAAGGTGCGCACCGAGCTGCTGCGCCACGAGGTCTTCGTGGAATCGATGGGCGGTGAAGTGCTCGACGTCGAGGTTTCGGCCAAGAACGGCACCAATCTCGACAAGCTGCTCGAGGCCATCCTGCTTCAGGCCGAAGTGCTCGACCTGAAGTCCAACCCCGACCGTACGGCCGAGGGCGTGGTCATCGAGGCCAAGCTCGACAAGGGTCGCGGTCCGGTTGCGACCGTCCTCGTCCAGACCGGTACCCTGATGCCGGGCGACATCCTCGTCGCTGGCAACCAATGGGGCCGTGTCCGCGCGCTGGTCGACGACCGCGGTACACATGTCGAGGAGGCTCCGCCTTCCATGCCCGTCGAGATTCTCGGCCTTCAGGGCACGCCTCAGGCTGGTGACCGCTTTGCCGTGGTCAACAACGAAGCCCGTGCCCGCGAGATCACCGAGTACCGTCAGCGTCTGGCGCGTGACAAGGCTGTGGCCAAGCACGCAACCCAGCGCGGCTCGCTCGAGCAGATGATGTCGCAGCTGCAGTCGTCCGGTCTCAAGGAGTTCCCGCTGATCATCAAGGGCGACGTGCAGGGTTCGGTCGAAGCGATCGTTACCGCGCTCGACAAGCTCGGCACCGACGAGGTGCGTGCGCGTATCGTTCATGCTGGCGCAGGCGCCATCACCGAAAGCGACGTCACGCTCGCCGAAACGTCGGGTGCGGCGATCATCGGCTTCAACGTCCGCGCCAATGCACAGGCGCGTCACGCCGCTGAGCAACAGGGTATCGAGATCCGCTACTACAATATCATCTACAGCCTTGTGGATGACGTTAAGGATGCGATGTCGGGCCTGCTGTCGCCGGAACGCCGCGAGACCTTCATCGGCAATGCCGAGATCCTCGAAGTGTTCCACATCACCAAGGTCGGCAAGGTTGCGGGCTGCCGCATCACCGAAGGCAAGGTCGAACGCGGTGCGGGCGTCCGCCTCATCCGCGACAACGTGGTCATCCACGAAGGCACGCTCAAGACGCTCAAGCGCTTCAAGGACGAAGTCTCCGAAGTGCCGGTCGGCCAGGAATGCGGTATGGCCTTCCAGAACTACGAAGACATGCGCCAGGGCGATGTCATCGAGTGCTTCCGCGTCGAGATGGTGACCAGAAGGCTGTAA
- the rbfA gene encoding 30S ribosome-binding factor RbfA, translated as MNKKVTTGPSQRQLRVGEQVRHALSEMLPRGEIIDPVIETTVISITEVRMSPDLKIATAFVSPLGAKDPNAVIEALNKYAKFIRGRVSFALRQMKYMPEFRFRLDTSYDNFAKINDLLRSPEVARDLDGEEDKED; from the coding sequence ATGAATAAAAAAGTTACTACAGGCCCGTCACAGCGCCAGCTTCGCGTCGGCGAGCAGGTGCGTCATGCGCTGTCCGAAATGCTGCCGCGCGGCGAGATCATCGATCCGGTGATCGAGACCACTGTCATTTCGATCACCGAGGTGCGCATGTCGCCCGACCTCAAGATCGCCACAGCCTTCGTGTCGCCGCTCGGCGCCAAGGACCCCAATGCGGTCATCGAGGCCCTCAACAAATACGCCAAGTTCATCCGTGGCCGTGTTTCATTCGCTCTCAGGCAGATGAAATACATGCCGGAATTCCGTTTCCGGCTGGACACCAGTTACGACAATTTCGCCAAGATCAACGATCTGCTGCGCTCGCCCGAAGTGGCGCGCGACCTCGACGGCGAAGAAGACAAGGAAGACTGA
- the truB gene encoding tRNA pseudouridine(55) synthase TruB: MSRRGKKKGRPVSGWLVLDKPVGMGSTEAVSKVKWLFNAEKAGHAGTLDPLASGMLPIALGEATKTVPYVMDGAKVYRFTVAWGEERSTDDLEGPVTKTSDNRPDEADIRAIMPNYTGVIMQTPPQFSAIKIAGERAYDLAREGATVDIPAREIEIGRLDIVENSADSTVFEIECGKGTYVRSLARDMGRDLGCYGHISELRRIEVEPFTADDFVTIAELEAARAAGQPEGEEGRWDFQAIDEFVVDTSAALDCLPQVNVTDEAATKIRLGNPVIVRGRDAPLEAEEACALSRGRLVAIGAIEQGMFKPKRVFTA; this comes from the coding sequence ATGTCGCGTCGCGGCAAGAAGAAAGGCCGGCCCGTCTCCGGCTGGTTGGTGCTGGACAAACCTGTGGGCATGGGCTCCACCGAGGCGGTGTCCAAGGTGAAGTGGCTGTTTAATGCCGAGAAGGCCGGCCATGCCGGCACACTTGACCCGCTCGCTTCCGGCATGTTGCCGATCGCGCTCGGCGAAGCCACCAAGACCGTGCCTTATGTCATGGACGGCGCCAAGGTCTATCGTTTCACCGTCGCCTGGGGCGAAGAGCGATCGACCGACGACCTCGAGGGGCCAGTGACAAAGACCTCGGACAACCGTCCTGATGAAGCCGACATCCGCGCCATCATGCCGAACTACACCGGCGTCATCATGCAGACGCCGCCGCAATTCTCGGCGATCAAGATCGCCGGCGAACGCGCCTACGATCTTGCCCGCGAAGGCGCGACCGTCGACATTCCGGCACGCGAGATCGAGATCGGCCGACTCGACATCGTCGAGAACAGCGCCGACAGCACCGTTTTCGAGATCGAATGCGGCAAGGGCACCTATGTGCGCTCGCTGGCCCGTGACATGGGGCGCGACCTCGGCTGCTACGGCCACATCTCTGAGTTGCGCCGCATCGAGGTCGAGCCGTTCACCGCGGACGATTTCGTCACCATAGCCGAACTGGAAGCCGCGCGTGCTGCCGGCCAGCCGGAGGGCGAAGAGGGCCGCTGGGATTTCCAGGCGATCGACGAATTCGTGGTCGATACCTCGGCCGCGCTCGACTGCCTGCCGCAGGTCAACGTCACCGACGAGGCCGCGACCAAGATAAGGCTCGGCAATCCCGTCATCGTGCGTGGCCGCGATGCGCCGCTGGAAGCCGAGGAAGCCTGCGCCCTGTCCCGCGGCCGCCTGGTCGCCATCGGCGCCATCGAGCAGGGCATGTTCAAGCCCAAGCGTGTCTTCACGGCATAG
- the corA gene encoding magnesium/cobalt transporter CorA: protein MGASPGTLIADPAARQSALNLTLISPEACEFVDNASLDDVAAACEQWPLIWLDCVGLANVGLIEDIGRIFGLHTLALEDVVNTGQRPKAEFFDEHAFFVLSMIDDAKTGRYEQISFFFGDKFVVTFQERQGDPFEPVRRRIRTSNPSRLRHRKADYLAYALIDAVVDSYFPIVDATGDKVDAIEDELLAAPRKHHISQLHGLRRATNLLKRTIWPLRDALTTLVRADASFISAETKVYFNDTLDHSIRLSETVESQRETMIGLIEMHLSLSQARTNEIIGVLTIVSAIFIPLTFLAGIWGMNFENMPELKSVYGYPAALSFMAFVAITLVVIFKRRGWL, encoded by the coding sequence GTGGGCGCTTCGCCCGGCACGCTTATCGCCGACCCCGCGGCGCGCCAGTCGGCGCTCAACCTGACGCTGATCTCCCCGGAAGCCTGCGAGTTTGTCGACAATGCCAGCCTCGACGATGTCGCTGCTGCCTGCGAGCAGTGGCCGCTGATCTGGCTCGACTGCGTCGGCCTCGCCAATGTCGGCCTGATCGAGGATATCGGCCGGATATTTGGGTTGCACACGCTGGCGCTGGAGGACGTGGTCAACACCGGCCAGCGGCCCAAGGCCGAGTTTTTCGACGAGCATGCCTTCTTCGTGCTGTCGATGATCGACGACGCCAAGACTGGCCGCTACGAGCAGATCTCGTTCTTCTTCGGCGACAAATTCGTGGTCACATTCCAGGAGCGCCAGGGCGACCCGTTCGAGCCGGTGCGCCGGCGCATCCGTACGTCGAACCCGAGCCGCCTGCGTCACCGCAAGGCTGACTACCTCGCTTATGCGCTGATCGATGCCGTGGTCGACAGCTACTTTCCGATCGTCGATGCCACCGGCGACAAGGTTGACGCCATCGAAGACGAATTGCTGGCCGCCCCCAGGAAGCACCACATCAGCCAACTGCACGGGCTGCGCCGGGCGACAAATCTGCTCAAGCGCACGATCTGGCCGCTGCGCGACGCGCTGACGACGCTGGTACGCGCGGATGCCTCCTTCATCTCGGCCGAGACCAAGGTCTATTTCAACGACACGCTCGATCATTCGATCAGGCTTTCAGAAACGGTTGAATCTCAGCGCGAGACGATGATCGGCCTGATCGAGATGCATCTGTCGCTGTCGCAGGCCCGTACCAACGAGATCATCGGTGTCCTGACCATCGTTTCGGCGATCTTCATCCCGCTCACCTTCCTTGCCGGCATCTGGGGGATGAACTTCGAGAACATGCCGGAACTGAAGTCGGTCTACGGCTATCCGGCGGCACTCAGCTTCATGGCGTTCGTCGCGATTACGCTGGTGGTCATTTTCAAGCGGCGCGGGTGGCTTTGA
- the rpsO gene encoding 30S ribosomal protein S15 — MSITAERKSELMSEFATVKGDTGSPEVQVAILSERIKNLTEHFKDHKKDNHSRRGLLALVSQRRSLLDYLKRKDDARYQTLIEKLGLRR; from the coding sequence ATGTCGATCACTGCCGAGCGCAAGTCGGAACTCATGAGCGAATTCGCAACCGTCAAGGGCGATACCGGTTCTCCGGAAGTCCAGGTTGCCATCCTCTCCGAGCGCATCAAGAACCTGACCGAGCACTTCAAGGACCACAAGAAGGACAACCACTCCCGTCGTGGTCTTCTGGCGCTCGTCTCCCAGCGTCGTTCGCTGCTTGACTACCTCAAGCGCAAGGACGACGCACGTTATCAGACGCTGATCGAAAAGCTCGGTCTCCGCCGCTGA
- the pnp gene encoding polyribonucleotide nucleotidyltransferase produces MFNHHKVEIEWGGRPLILETGKIARQADAAVLATYGETVVLATVVSAKEPKPGFDFFPLTVNYQEKTYAAGKIPGGYFKREGRPSEKETLVSRLIDRPIRPLFADGYKNDTQIVVTVVQHDLENDPDILSIVATSAALTLSGVPFMGPIGGARVGYINGEYVLNPHIDEMRESKLDLVVAGTDAAVLMVESEAQELAEDVMLGAVMFGHKGFQPVIDAIIKLAEVAAKDPRDFTAPDYSDLEAEMLKIVEGELRDAYKITDKQARYAAVDAVKAKVKAAFAAEGEEAPKWSADKVATVFKELQAKIVRWNILDTGSRIDGRDLSTVRAIVSEVGVLPRTHGSSLFTRGETQALVVATLGTGEDEQYVDSLTGMYKEKFLLHYNFPPYSVGETGRMGSPGRREIGHGKLAWRAVRPMLPAAEQFPYTLRVVSEITESNGSSSMATVCGTSLALMDAGVPLQKPVAGIAMGLIKEGERFAVLSDILGDEDHLGDMDFKVAGTTNGITALQMDIKIDGITEEIMNIALGQAKDGRLHILGEMSKALSEGRKELGEFAPRIEVMHIPTDKIREVIGSGGKVIREIVEKTGAKINIEDDGTVKIASSNAKEIEAAKKWIHTIVAEPEVGEIYEGTVVKTADFGAFVNFFGPRDGLVHISQLANDRVAKTSDVVKEGDKVWVKLMGFDERGKVRLSMKVVDQETGKEIAKEKKAEGEETAA; encoded by the coding sequence ATGTTCAATCACCACAAAGTTGAAATCGAATGGGGCGGCCGTCCGCTCATCCTCGAGACCGGCAAGATCGCCCGCCAGGCTGACGCTGCCGTTCTCGCCACCTACGGCGAAACCGTTGTTCTCGCCACCGTCGTCTCGGCCAAGGAGCCGAAGCCGGGCTTCGATTTCTTCCCGCTGACCGTCAATTACCAGGAAAAGACCTACGCCGCTGGCAAGATCCCGGGTGGCTACTTCAAGCGTGAAGGACGTCCGAGCGAGAAGGAGACCCTGGTCTCCCGCCTGATCGACCGCCCGATCCGTCCGCTGTTCGCCGACGGCTACAAGAACGACACCCAGATCGTCGTCACCGTCGTCCAGCACGACCTCGAGAACGATCCCGACATCCTGTCGATCGTTGCCACCTCGGCAGCGCTGACGCTCTCGGGCGTGCCCTTCATGGGCCCGATCGGCGGCGCCCGCGTCGGCTACATCAACGGCGAATACGTGCTCAACCCGCACATCGACGAGATGCGGGAATCCAAGCTCGACCTCGTTGTCGCCGGCACCGACGCTGCCGTGCTGATGGTCGAGTCGGAAGCCCAGGAGCTGGCTGAAGACGTCATGCTCGGCGCCGTCATGTTTGGCCACAAGGGCTTCCAGCCGGTCATCGATGCCATCATCAAGCTGGCCGAAGTGGCTGCCAAGGACCCGCGCGATTTCACCGCGCCCGACTATTCCGATCTCGAAGCCGAGATGCTGAAGATCGTCGAGGGCGAGCTGCGCGACGCCTACAAGATCACCGACAAGCAGGCCCGCTACGCCGCGGTCGACGCGGTCAAGGCCAAGGTCAAGGCTGCTTTCGCCGCTGAAGGCGAAGAAGCTCCGAAGTGGTCGGCCGACAAGGTCGCCACCGTGTTCAAGGAACTCCAGGCCAAGATCGTGCGCTGGAACATCCTCGACACCGGTTCGCGCATCGACGGCCGTGACCTGTCGACGGTCCGCGCGATCGTCTCCGAAGTCGGCGTCCTGCCGCGCACCCACGGTTCGTCGCTGTTCACCCGCGGCGAGACCCAGGCGCTGGTCGTTGCCACGCTCGGCACCGGCGAAGACGAGCAGTATGTCGACTCGCTGACCGGCATGTACAAGGAGAAGTTCCTCCTCCACTACAACTTCCCGCCCTACTCGGTCGGTGAGACCGGCCGCATGGGTTCGCCCGGCCGTCGCGAAATCGGCCACGGCAAGCTCGCTTGGCGCGCTGTCCGCCCGATGCTGCCGGCCGCCGAGCAGTTCCCCTACACGCTGCGCGTCGTCTCCGAGATCACCGAGTCGAACGGCTCGTCGTCGATGGCCACCGTCTGCGGCACCTCGCTGGCGCTGATGGATGCCGGCGTTCCGCTGCAGAAGCCGGTTGCCGGCATCGCCATGGGCCTGATCAAGGAAGGTGAGCGTTTCGCTGTCCTGTCCGACATCCTGGGCGACGAGGATCACCTCGGCGACATGGACTTCAAGGTGGCCGGCACGACCAACGGCATCACCGCGCTGCAGATGGACATCAAGATCGACGGTATCACCGAAGAGATCATGAACATCGCGCTCGGCCAGGCCAAGGACGGCCGCCTGCACATCCTCGGCGAAATGTCGAAGGCTCTGTCGGAAGGCCGCAAGGAACTGGGCGAGTTCGCTCCGCGCATCGAGGTCATGCACATCCCGACCGACAAGATCCGTGAAGTCATCGGCTCGGGCGGCAAGGTCATCCGCGAGATCGTCGAGAAGACCGGCGCCAAGATCAACATCGAGGACGACGGCACGGTCAAGATCGCTTCATCGAACGCCAAGGAGATCGAGGCGGCCAAGAAGTGGATCCACACCATCGTGGCTGAGCCGGAAGTCGGCGAAATCTACGAAGGCACGGTCGTCAAGACCGCTGACTTCGGCGCCTTCGTGAACTTCTTCGGCCCGCGCGACGGCCTCGTCCACATCTCGCAGCTTGCCAACGACCGCGTTGCCAAGACCTCTGACGTGGTCAAGGAAGGCGACAAGGTCTGGGTCAAGCTGATGGGCTTCGATGAGCGCGGCAAGGTCCGCCTGTCGATGAAGGTCGTCGACCAGGAGACCGGCAAGGAAATTGCCAAGGAAAAGAAGGCCGAAGGCGAAGAAACCGCCGCCTGA
- a CDS encoding class I SAM-dependent methyltransferase, translated as MSRDALKTLFYPFEAEALSLPGKGTRALFLGAEPGFRLPEGFGAELTLVQGFRPHFVSLQSAGHHVVQRAEGEGYDLALVLAGRHRGLNELRIADAIERTGEGGTIVIAGGKEDGIASLRKRLGGLIEIVDHLPKYHGTVLWLRRDEVALAAAAALRADNPETLVEDRFRTAPGMFSFDRVDTGSRLLVEHLPDDIKGKVADFCSGWGYVAAEVAARAKELKALELFEADFDALEASRSNVRTALVEPRFHWQDLLKEPVERRFDMVVMNPPFHQDREGDPEVGQRLIRAASAALKPGGRLLMVANRHLPYQPVLAASFAWHQELALDGGFRIWAARR; from the coding sequence ATGTCGCGCGATGCACTGAAAACCCTGTTCTATCCATTCGAAGCCGAGGCCCTGTCATTGCCGGGGAAGGGGACGCGGGCGCTGTTTCTCGGTGCAGAGCCGGGCTTCAGGTTGCCTGAAGGTTTCGGTGCCGAACTCACGCTGGTGCAGGGCTTCCGGCCCCATTTCGTTTCGCTGCAATCCGCCGGCCACCATGTCGTGCAGCGCGCCGAAGGCGAAGGCTACGACCTGGCGCTGGTGCTTGCCGGCCGCCATCGCGGCCTCAACGAACTGCGCATCGCCGACGCCATCGAGCGGACAGGCGAGGGCGGTACGATCGTCATCGCCGGAGGCAAGGAGGACGGCATTGCCAGCCTGCGCAAGCGGCTGGGCGGCCTTATCGAGATCGTCGATCACCTGCCTAAATACCACGGCACGGTACTGTGGCTCCGCCGCGACGAGGTCGCGCTTGCTGCCGCGGCGGCGCTGCGCGCCGACAACCCCGAAACGCTGGTCGAGGACCGGTTCCGCACAGCACCGGGTATGTTCTCCTTCGACCGCGTCGACACCGGCTCGCGCCTGCTGGTCGAGCATCTGCCTGATGACATCAAGGGTAAGGTCGCCGACTTCTGCTCCGGCTGGGGCTATGTCGCGGCCGAAGTTGCAGCTCGGGCCAAGGAACTCAAGGCTCTCGAACTTTTCGAGGCCGATTTCGACGCCCTGGAGGCGTCCAGGAGCAATGTCCGGACGGCGCTGGTGGAACCTCGCTTCCACTGGCAGGACCTGCTCAAGGAGCCGGTGGAGCGGCGCTTCGACATGGTGGTGATGAATCCGCCCTTCCACCAGGATCGCGAAGGCGACCCGGAGGTCGGCCAGCGCCTGATCCGCGCCGCATCCGCCGCCCTCAAGCCCGGCGGCCGGCTGCTGATGGTCGCCAACCGCCATCTGCCCTACCAGCCGGTGCTGGCGGCGTCATTCGCCTGGCATCAGGAATTGGCGCTCGACGGTGGTTTCAGGATCTGGGCCGCACGGCGCTGA
- a CDS encoding bifunctional diguanylate cyclase/phosphodiesterase, which yields MPAAKNPSRTPLFRFVTIATSGLGSFILAVWGMKLAFGGQIAGMPVESVGAIIAALCALAASVAAMSFFAGVDESADYVFNETNFDKLTGLFARTAMVGKIAEAASATARTGKPIFLIDIDIDRFKQINDAIGYCNGDALIRAFTARLRAALPDDIVLGRIGAGEFAILCPDRQVDGSLEALIDRIVEDVMQPYPLPSHVQSVNVSVGVVAMPKDGNDPVQLLRRSNLALQNARANGIGSWTVFHPDMGKVAEHRQWVESELHVALERGDFDLHYQPQLDLTSGRVVGYEALIRWRHPERGMIPPVDFISVAEETGMIAPIGEWVLRKACVDAQLLPDDCFVAVNISPVQFMTRDFVGIVAKIVEETGIAPKRLELELTESAMMQDRDRAAEILRQLTAMGISVAVDDFGTGYSNLAYLIDFSFNKLKIDRSFVSRMETDSSSGAVVSTIVGLSRALGVHTIAEGVETENQATLLRAAGCQVVQGYLFGRPAPLTLNEIPAARAAASIH from the coding sequence ATGCCCGCCGCCAAAAACCCCAGCCGGACGCCTCTGTTTCGGTTCGTCACCATAGCCACTTCGGGGCTGGGCAGTTTCATCCTGGCCGTGTGGGGCATGAAGCTCGCATTCGGCGGCCAGATCGCCGGCATGCCTGTCGAGAGCGTCGGAGCGATCATCGCCGCGCTTTGCGCATTGGCGGCCTCGGTGGCCGCCATGTCGTTCTTCGCCGGCGTCGACGAATCCGCTGATTACGTTTTCAACGAGACCAATTTCGACAAGCTGACCGGACTCTTTGCCCGCACCGCCATGGTCGGCAAGATCGCCGAAGCGGCATCCGCCACCGCGCGCACCGGCAAGCCCATATTCCTCATCGACATCGACATCGACCGCTTCAAGCAGATCAACGACGCCATCGGCTACTGCAACGGCGACGCCCTGATCCGTGCCTTCACCGCACGCCTCAGGGCAGCACTGCCGGACGACATCGTCCTTGGCCGCATCGGCGCAGGCGAGTTCGCCATCCTCTGCCCCGACCGGCAGGTCGACGGTTCGCTGGAAGCGCTGATCGACCGCATCGTCGAGGACGTCATGCAGCCCTACCCGCTGCCGTCGCACGTCCAGTCGGTCAACGTGTCCGTCGGCGTCGTCGCCATGCCCAAGGACGGCAACGACCCGGTGCAGCTGCTGCGCCGCTCGAACCTGGCACTTCAGAACGCCCGTGCCAACGGCATCGGTTCCTGGACAGTGTTCCATCCCGACATGGGCAAGGTGGCCGAGCATCGCCAGTGGGTCGAATCGGAACTGCACGTGGCGCTTGAGCGCGGCGATTTCGACCTGCATTACCAGCCGCAGCTCGACCTGACCTCGGGTCGTGTCGTTGGCTACGAGGCCCTGATCCGCTGGCGCCACCCGGAGCGCGGCATGATCCCGCCCGTCGACTTCATCTCGGTCGCCGAGGAAACCGGCATGATCGCCCCGATCGGCGAGTGGGTGCTGCGCAAGGCCTGCGTCGACGCCCAGCTGCTGCCGGACGATTGCTTCGTTGCCGTGAACATCTCGCCGGTGCAGTTCATGACCCGCGACTTTGTCGGCATCGTCGCCAAGATCGTCGAGGAAACAGGCATCGCGCCGAAGCGGCTCGAGCTCGAGCTGACCGAATCGGCAATGATGCAGGACCGTGACCGTGCCGCCGAAATCCTGAGGCAGCTGACTGCGATGGGCATTTCGGTCGCCGTCGACGATTTCGGCACCGGCTACTCCAACCTCGCCTATCTCATCGACTTCAGCTTCAACAAGCTAAAGATCGACCGCTCCTTCGTCAGCCGCATGGAAACCGACAGCAGCTCGGGCGCGGTGGTCTCGACCATCGTCGGCCTGTCCAGGGCGCTCGGCGTGCACACCATCGCTGAAGGCGTAGAGACGGAAAACCAGGCGACGCTGCTGCGCGCCGCCGGCTGCCAGGTCGTGCAGGGTTATCTGTTCGGCCGGCCGGCGCCGCTCACCCTCAACGAGATCCCCGCTGCGAGGGCCGCCGCCAGCATTCACTGA
- the fabI gene encoding enoyl-ACP reductase FabI — protein sequence MDGLMKGKRGLIMGVANDHSIAWGIAQKLAEHGAELAFTYQGEAFGRRVKPLAEKVGAEILVPCDVEDSASVAAAFETLREKWGGIDFLVHAIGFSDKNELKGLYADTTRENFVRTMVISCFSFTEVAKHAAALMNDGGSMITLTYAGSVRVMPNYNVMGVAKAGLEASVRYLANDYGPRGIRINGISAGPVRTLAGAGIADARHMFTYQQRNSPLRRSVTLDEVGGSALYLLSDLSSGVTGEIHYVDSGYHIVSMPTLDELKQMDGGRD from the coding sequence ATGGACGGATTGATGAAGGGCAAGCGCGGGCTCATCATGGGCGTCGCGAATGACCACTCCATTGCCTGGGGCATCGCGCAGAAGCTCGCCGAGCATGGTGCCGAGCTTGCCTTCACCTACCAGGGCGAGGCCTTCGGTCGCCGCGTCAAGCCGCTGGCCGAAAAGGTTGGCGCCGAGATCCTGGTGCCTTGCGACGTCGAAGACAGTGCCTCGGTTGCTGCTGCCTTTGAGACGCTAAGGGAAAAGTGGGGCGGCATCGACTTCCTGGTCCACGCCATCGGCTTCTCCGACAAGAACGAGCTCAAGGGCCTCTACGCCGATACCACGCGCGAAAACTTCGTGCGCACCATGGTGATTTCGTGCTTCTCGTTCACTGAGGTGGCCAAGCACGCCGCCGCGCTGATGAATGACGGCGGCTCGATGATCACCCTGACCTATGCCGGCTCGGTGCGCGTCATGCCCAACTACAACGTCATGGGCGTGGCCAAGGCCGGCCTCGAGGCGAGCGTGCGCTATCTCGCCAACGACTACGGCCCGCGCGGTATCCGCATCAACGGCATCTCGGCCGGCCCCGTGCGCACGCTTGCGGGCGCCGGCATCGCCGATGCGCGTCACATGTTCACCTACCAGCAGCGCAACTCGCCGCTGCGCCGCTCCGTGACCCTCGACGAGGTCGGCGGCTCGGCGCTGTATCTGTTGTCCGACCTGTCGTCAGGCGTCACCGGCGAGATCCACTACGTCGATTCGGGCTATCACATCGTCTCGATGCCGACGCTGGATGAGCTCAAGCAGATGGATGGCGGGCGCGACTAG